The genomic segment CTGTTTAACTATTTTTTATTTTTAGGAGATGGATCAAGACATTATGGATATTATTTTCTCTTGATTATCTCATCATCATGGCTAGCCTTATCAAATCAAGACCACCAACTTAAGTCCTCTAATCACCAAAATTTATTCACTAAAGGTAATTTATTTTATTTCCCTGGATTACTTACCATTTGTTTGACTATACATATGGTTGTTGGGATTCATATGGTCATTAATGATTTTAGGTTACCTTATTCAAGTGGAAAGGAAACTGCTGAATATATACAGGCTAAGGGATGGGAGGACTCGCCAATATTTGCGACTAGAGATGTTGAAGTGGCGACAGTATCTGGATACCTAGATAGGGAATTTTACGTCCCTGAATTGCAAGGATTTGGTAGTTATGCTCAATGGGCTAATCGGGTTACATTAGACAGAACTAAAACACTTGATGAAGTACAAGTTTATTTAGATAGATTTCCTAAAGTCAATAAATTATTACTACTTTTAAGTAATCGATCATCTATTAAGAATTTGCAGCCAGGTGAATCACTTTATGTTGATAAAATTAGAGTTATTGCTGATTCTAAATTTGAGAATTCTTTTCATGATTCAGAGAAGTTCTACATATATTGGGTTGAGAGGATTGTTGATTAATCTTATATAGTTTAGGTATGATCTATTTTTAGATAATGTTCATGTATACGCTTCACCTAGTTATGTTCTATTGAAATGACTCTACTTATTGAGAGTTTGGATTTAACATTATCCAAGAAAACAATTGTAAAAAATGTCGATTTAAATGTTAAACCTGGGGAAGTGGTTGGTCTTTTGGGACCAAATGGTGCGGGTAAAACTAGTACTTTTAATTTGATCATGGGCTTGATTAAGCCAAACAAAGGCAATATCTACTTGGAGGGGAATAGTATAAAAAAATTCTCGATGACAAAAAGAGTTCAATTAGGGATAGGTTATCTACCTCAAGAACCAAGTGTTTTCAGAAATCTTACAGTTATTGAGAATTTAGATATTGCTCTTTCTCAAGCTAAGTTATCAATTTCTTTGTTTAGGAAAAAACGTGAAGAATTGATTGATGAATTTAATTTGGTCTCTTTCCTTGATCGCTTTGGCCATCAACTTTCCGGTGGAGAAAGACGCAGATGTGAAGTCGCTAGAGCCTTGGCTGTGGGACGTTTAGGTCCAAAATTTTTACTCTTAGACGAGCCTTTTGCAGGAGTTGATCCTATTGCAATTAATGATTTACAGAATTTAATTAGGAAATTAAAAAATAAGAATATAGGCGTATTGATTACTGATCATAATGTTAGAGCAACTTTGGCAATAACCGAACGTTCTTATATTCTTAATCAAGGTGAAATACTTGCCGATGGAACGTCTGATCAATTAACCAAAAATCAAATTGTTAAAGATAGCTATCTGGGAAACTCCTTCGATTAATTAGCTATGTATAAAAAACAGTTATTTTTCTCTAGATTTCAAAAATTAGTAGAAAGTAAATGGAAAATAATTCCATTATTAGATAGATGGATACTTTTTGAATTATTGCCGCCTTTATTTTTTTCAATAGCGGCTTTTACCGTCGTTTCTCTTTCAGTAGGAGTTATTTTTGATCTGATTAGAAAAATAGTTGAGATTGGTCTTCCATTTTCTGTAGCTATTCAGATTCTATTGCTAAAGCTACCAAGTTTTGTTGTTATTTCTTTCCCTATGGCAATGTTACTTTCAACTTTGTTAGCGTATGGAAGTCTTAATGATAATAGTGAAATTAAGGCATTAAAAAGTATTGGTATATCAGTTTATAGACTTATTTTGCCAGGATTGATTTTGTCAATATTTATGTCATATATGACCTTCATTTTTAATAATAATATTGTTCCTAGTACAAATAAAAATGCCGAAATTATCTTAGCTAATTCTTTAGGTAGATCTTTTGCAAATGAACAGGGAGAAGATATTATATTTTCAAAGAAAGGAGAAATCTTAGATCCATATTCAAGCTATAAAAAAAACGGAGTTACGCATCTCTTTTATGCTTGGAAATTTATTGATGGGCAGATGTTGGATGTCACAGTAATTGATTTTTCAAAATTAGGTTTTACTCAAATGCTTAAGGCGAAAAAAGGTATTTGGAATAGTGACAAAAACAATTGGGAGTTTTTTGAAGGAGATATTTTGACGCTTAGTCCTGATGGAAGTAATACAAGAACTAAATTCTTGAGTTTTTTATATCCTTTAGGGACTGAACTTACTAATATTGCACAACTGCCAAAAGATGCAAATGATATGAATCTTGGAGAAGCGAATACGGCTATGAAGTTATATCAAAGTAGTGGCAATATTAAAGAAGCAAGAAGGATGAAAGTAAGAATTCAAGAAAAAATTACTTTACCAATCGCTTGTTCGGTTTTTGCTTTAATTGGTTGTAGTTTCGGTGTGATGCAAAAAAGAGGAGGAGGTAGAAGTCAAAGTTTTGGATTAAGTATTATTTTGATACTTATCTATTACATTTTGAGCTTTAGTTTTAGCTCTCTTGGGGTCAAAGGAATAATAAATCCTTTCTTTGCTGCTTGGTCTCCTGTTTTTTTGTCTATGTTAGGGGGAGGTTTTTTGTTAAAACAGGCAAGCAAATGATCTGGTTTTTCTAAATCAACTCTAGTAGCTTTTATCAATGGTTGATTTTCAGTTAAATAATTTTTCTTTTGACCCTGTCGTTTCCCTTGGGTTCGCAGCTTTTCTTTTCTTGTTGATGGCATTGCCTATTTCATTTTGGGCAGTTGCTGGTAGCAGTGATTCCTCCAAAGCCAGATTTTTAGTTGCAATATCCAATCTTTTCCTAACTAGTCAATTGATCCTTAGATGGTGGCAATCGGGACATTTCCCAATTAGTAATCTCTATGAGTCACTCTGTTTTTTGACTTGGGGTTGCACATTAGCTCAACTTTTTCTCGAAAGAGCATGGCGGTCTCCAATCGTTTCTGCAGTTGCGACGCCTGTGTCTTTGCTATCAATAGGTTTTGCCAGTTTTGTTTTACCTGAGAATTTACAATCTTCAGCTCCTTTAGTACCAGCACTTCGTTCTAGTTGGTTAGTTATGCATGTGAGTGTAATTATGTGCTCTTACGCTGCATTACTGATAGGTTCAATTTTGTCTTTTGGTGTCTTTCTTGTTGATGGGAAAAAGCAATTCAATATCCGTAATAGTTCCTTTGGGTCTGGTTCGTTTAGGCAAAGTTCTGAGCTATATCTTGATGAAAGAAATGAGAACTTAAATTCTATACAACCAATTGAATTTACAAATGCTGAGCAACTTGATTCTTTAAGTTATAGATCAATAACTGCTGGATTTTTGTTGCTTACAGTTGGTCTTATTAGTGGTGCTGTTTGGGCTAATGAAGCTTGGGGTAGTTGGTGGAGTTGGGACCCTAAAGAAACTTGGGCTTTAATATGTTGGTTGGTTTATGCTGCTTATTTACATACTAGGATAACAAGAGGCTGGCAAGGTAAAAAGCCTGCAATTCTTGCTATAGCAGGCTTTTTTGTTATTATTGTTTGCTATATTGGAGTGAACCTTCTTGGGGTAGGTTTACATAGTTATGGTTGGTTCTTCGATGCATAGTAATTAACAATTAAGTTAATTATTTTTCAACAATTATTCCATTCTGTGCGTCGTTGGCAACTTTTCTTAGTGCATCACAACCTTCTTTAAGTGTTGGATAAGCAAACATACCACTTCCTGCAATGAAGCAGTTTGCTCCTGCAGCGCAGCATTGCGATAGTGACCAATCAGCCTTTATTCCTCCGTCCACTTCTATATCTACGTCATATCCATTGTCTAAAATTGTTTTCCTTAATTGCGTAATTTTGTTGAGCATTGTTGGTATGTAGGCTTGACCACCAAATCCGGGGTTAACAGTCATTACCAATACGTGATCAACCATATCAAGCACATCCTTAACCATATCCATTGGAGTATGAGGATTAAGGGCCACTGAGGGAGATCCTCCAAGTTGACGAATCTTGCCAAGAATTCGATGAAGGTGAACATTTGCTTCAGCATGAGCAATTACAACACCTGGCTCTCCGTTTGCCCCCTTACTTGCTTCGACATATCCCTCAAGCATGGTTTCACAGTTGTATTGACTAACCATTAACTGAGTCTCAAATGGAACGCTGCAATACTTTCGGCATGCGGAAATCATTTCTGGACCAAAAGTGAGATTCGGAACAAAGTTCCCATCCATCACATCAAATTGAATTCTGTCTACACCCGCTAGTTCAAGATCTTTTACGCACTGACCCATGTTTGCCCAGTCTGCTGGCAATACTGAAGGGATTATCTGAACTGGACGGTGTTCAGTAAAAATTGCTGAAGAAATGGATTGGATCATTGTTTTTTGTCTTGTGGCAGAGAGTCTATTAATTCATGGTCACAAGTTCTAGTGTGACCATGCACTGATACAGTAATTATTGCTTATCAACAGATAATAAGTTTTTTGTGAGTACTTTTTTCTGAGCATTTTTCAATGCCCTCAATTACTTACAATATTGTCTGCCTTAAGGCGTAAATTTCTTTACCTAGCTGCAAAAAGTGGATCGTACTCTCGTCCAAGAAATTCTTGAAGTAGTTGAGCAAGCTGCAATTGCTTCGGCTCAATTGACTGGTTTGGGTCAAAAAGATGAGGCTGATGCCGCCGCCGTAGAGGCAATGCGAAAGAGAATGGGAACGATTCAAATGCAAGGAAGAATCGTTATTGGAGAAGGAGAAAGAGATGAAGCTCCAATGCTTTATATAGGAGAAGAAGTTGGATCAGGAACAGGTCCTGGAGTTGATTTCGCTGTAGATCCTTGTGAGGGGACAAATTTATGTGCTAACAGTCAGCGTGGATCGATGGCTGTTTTAGCAGCGTCAGATAGGGGAGGATTATTTAACGCTCCAGATTTTTATATGAATAAATTAGCTGCTCCTCCAGCAGCTAAAGGCAAAGTTGATATCAGAAAAACTCCCACAGAAAATATAAAAATCTTGAGTGACTGTCTTGGTATCGCAATTAGTGATTTAACGATAGTTGTTATGGATAGAGCTAGACACAAAAATCTAGTTTCCGAAATTAGATCTACTGGTGCCAGGATTCAGCCTATTTCAGATGGAGATGTCCAAGCGGCAATTGCATGTGGATTTGAAGGGACTGGTACTCATTGCTTAATGGGCATTGGAGCGGCTCCTGAGGGAGTTATTTCAGCAGCTGCCATGAGGGCACTTGGAGGACATTTCCAGGGACAACTTGTTTATGATCCTGCAATAGCTCAAACATCAGAGTGGGCAGACTATACAAAAGAGGGAAATATAAAAAGATTGAATGAAATGGGCATAACTGATATCGACAAGATCTATGAAGCGAATGAACTTGCCTCAGGAGAAAATGTAGCTTTTGCTGGTAGTGGAATTACAGATGGATTGCTTTTCGATGGAGTTAAATTTGAAAAAGATTGCACCAGAACTAGCAGTCTTGTGATTAGTACGCTTGATCAAACAGCTAGATTTACCAATACAGTTCACATCAAAGATGGTGCTCAAAGCATCTCTTTGAAGTGATAGTTAAGTAAATGAAGTAAGGGGCTATTTATGCATATTGCTGTCGTCGGTCTTAGCCATCGCACGGCCCCTGTCGAAGTGCGTGAAAAGCTAAGTATCCCAGAAGAACTGGTTGAGAAATCGTTTAATAATTTAAAGAAAATTGATCAAATATTAGAAGTTTCCATATTGAGCACCTGTAACAGACTTGAAATTTATAGCTTAGTTAAGGACCCGCAATTAGGAATAGAAGCAATTAAATCTTTTCTTCTTCAATTCTCGGGCCTTGATGATGAGATTCTTTCACCTCACTTATTTAATTATGTCCAAGAGAAAGCAGTCTCTCATGTGATGAGGGTTTCTGCGGGTTTGGATAGTTTGGTTTTAGGAGAGGGTCAGATCCTTTCTCAAGTAAAAAAAATGGTACGTCTTGGCCAAGATCATCACAGTCTAGGACCTATCTTGAATAGACTGTTAACTCAGGCCGTTAGTACAGGCAAGCGCGTAAGAAGCGAGACAAATCTTGGAACGGGAGCAGTTTCTATAAGTTCTGCAGCCGTAGAACTAGCTCAATTGAAACTTGGCCAAGCGCATGGAAGAGATCAATTGATGACTTTAGAAACTGAAAAGGTCGCTGTTGTTGGCGCTGGTCGAATGAGCCGTTTGTTGCTTCAGCATCTTCAATCAAAAGGATGCTGTTCACTTACGCTTTTAAATAGAACAAAAAAAAGGGCTGAGGACCTTTCAGCAGCGTTTCCCGATATTCAAATTGATTGTCAATTAATAGATGAACTTGATAGTTGTCTCTCTCTTAGTACTCTTGTGTTTACGAGCACAGCTGCTAATGAGCCAATTATTGATGCCGAAAAATTGATAAAGATCGATAGAAAGCCTTTACTAAGACTTATTGATATTGGAGTTCCGAGGAATATTTCTTCTGATGCAAAATCAGTTTCAGGAATTGAATCTCATGATGTTGATGATCTTCAAGAAGTTGTTTCAAGAAATCAAGAGGCAAGACAAAAGCTTGCCCTAGAAGCAGAAGGATTGATAGAGGAAGAATGTCGTGTTTTTCTAGAATGGTGGGATAGCTTAGCGGCTGTTCCGACAATTAATTGCCTTAGATCTGGTTTGGAGTCAATCAGAAAAGAAGAACTTCAGAAGGCATTAAGCAGAATGGGACCTGACTTCTCCGCTAGAGAACGAAAAGTTGTGGAGGCATTAAGCAAGGGAATCATTAACAAAATACTTCATACTCCAGTAACAAAATTAAGAGCGCCTCAATCTAGGAATGATCGTAGAGATTCTCTTGATGTGATTGAAAAACTTTTTAATCTTGATGTGTCTAGTTCTTTAAACAAGCCCAAAAACAACTGATTTTGCTATTTACTTTTGAAATTCTTACTACTTATCACTTTTTGCTGGATTAATGAGCACTCTATCCAGTAGGTTTGCTCCGAATAGCCGATTAATAGTGCCTTCATGAAGAGAGTACTTGCCATCATTCTTGGCGGTGGAAAAGGATCACGCCTATATCCATTAACAAAAATGAGAGCAAAACCCGCCGTTCCATTAGCGGGAAAATATCGACTAATAGATATTCCTATAAGTAATTGCATAAATTCGGACATCAGTAAAATGTATGTTCTTACGCAATTCAATAGCGCTTCTCTTAACAGGCATATTGCACAGACTTACAATTTGAGCGGACCTTTTGGCCAGGGGTTCGTTGAGGTTTTAGCTGCTCAGCAAACACCTGAAACCCCCTCTTGGTTTGAGGGTACTGCTGATGCGGTAAGAAAATATCAATGGCTTTTTCAAGAGTGGGATGTTGATGAATATTTGATTCTCTCTGGAGATCAGCTTTATAGAATGGATTACAGCTTATTTGTTGAACAGCATAGAAATACAGGAGCTGATTTAACGGTTGCAGCTTTGCCAGTTGACCCAGCGCAAGCGGAAGCATTTGGTTTAATGCGTACTGATGAAATAGGCAATATTAAAGAATTTCGTGAAAAACCTACTGGTGATTCATTGAAAGCAATGGCTGTAGATACATCAAGGTTTGGATTGGAAGCAAATGAGGCAAAAGAAAAACCTTATTTAGCTTCTATGGGAATATATGTTTTTAGTCGTTCCACTCTTTTTGACTTATTAAATAAATTTCCTTCTTATACAGATTTTGGAAAAGAAATTATTCCGGAGGCTTTAGGTAGAGGTGACAAACTTAAAAGTTATGTTTTTAATGACTATTGGGAGGATATCGGAACTATTGGTGCATTCTTTGAATCAAATTTAGCCTTAACTCAGCAACCCACCCCTCCATTTAGTTTTTATGATGAGAAGTTCCCTATTTATACTAGGCCTAGATATTTGCCACCTTCTAAAATTGTAGATACACAAATAACTGATTCAATAGTTTCCGAGGGATCAATTCTTAAATCATGCAGTATTCATCATTGTGTGTTGGGAGTTAGGAGTCGGATTGAAAGCGACGTTGTTCTAAATGAGACCCTAGTTATGGGATCTGATTTTTACGAATCTTATGAAGAGAGAATAGCGCTAAGAAATGGCGGTGGTATCCCCTTGGGAGTGGGACAGGGCACAACTGTTAAAAGAGCCATTCTCGATAAAAATGCTCGCATTGGTGACAATGTGACGATAGTCAACAAAGACAATGTGGAAGAAGCTGATCGCGCAGATCAAGGTTTTTATATTCGTAATGGAATAGTTGTTATCGTTAAAAACGCCACAATTCCAGATGGAACTATTATTTGATTTTATTTAATGTCTTAGAAATTTAATAAGCCTGGTTTTTAAGCTTTTATTATAAAATATTTTTCAAAGAATTCTTCATTCCTGACATTGAGCTCTTTAATGCAGCGAAATGAATCCATTGTCGTCACACTAATTCAAGTAGAAATTTATTAACTTAAATGACCAAGGCACATTTTGGATTAGTCGGTCTTGGAGTAATGGGGGAGAACCTTGTACTTAATGCAGAGCGAAATGGTTTTTCTAGTGTGGTCTATAACCGTACTTATCAAAAAACAGAAGACTTTCTTTTAGGTAGAGGTGTAAATAAATCAATTCAAGGAGCGAAGGATCTTCAAGAATTTGTATCAAAGCTGGAACGTCCAAGAAGAGTATTAATGATGGTTAAAGCGGGAGCTGCTACTGATGCTGTTATTAATCAAATTTCACCTTTCCTCGAGGAGGGGGACTTGCTCATAGATGGTGGAAATGCCCAATTTATGGATACAGAAAGAAGAGTAAAAGAACTTGAGAGCAAGAGTTTTGGATACATCGGGATGGGAGTATCAGGTGGTGCGAAGGGTGCACTGGAAGGACCTAGCATGATGCCTGGTGGCACAAAGACTTCCTACGACGCGATAGAGAGTTTGTTAAACAAAATGGCTGCTCAGGTTGAAGATGGACCTTGTGTGACTTATATCGGCCCAGGGGGGTCAGGCCATTTTGTTAAGACCGTACACAATGGGATTGAATATGGTATCGAGCAGATTTTGGCTGAGGCATATGACTTAATGAAGAGAGTTTGTGGAATGAGTGGTGATGAGATGGCATCTGTTATGGGCTATTGGAATAAGACCGAAGAACTTTCCTCCTATCTCGTTGAAATTACAGAGGCTTGTTTACGTGTTAAGGATCCTGATGATAGTTCTGATCTGGTTGAAAAGATAATGGATAAAGCGGGTCAAAAAGGTACTGGATTATGGACAGTCGTTAGTGCATTAGAGCTTGGAGCTTCTGTTCCCACTATTTATGCCTCTTTAAATGGAAGGGTTATGAGTTCAATGAAAGATCAACGTAATTATGCAGAAACAATATTGAATGGGAACAAACCTTCTTTTGTTGATTTTGGAAAGCCTTCAGATGGTATGCCTCTCCTTATGGATGCCGTTGTATTGGCTACGATAGCTAGCTATGCCCAAGGTATGGATATTTTACGACTCGCTTCTGAAGAATATGATTACGATCTTGATATGCCCTCCATCGCTCAAATATGGAAAGGTGGTTGCATAATAAGGTCTACCCTTTTGAGTCGTATACAAGATGCATTTAAGAAAGATCCGAGTCTGACCAATCTAATTATTGATAAATGGTTTACCGATCAGGTAAACAATCGTCTCTCGGGCCTGACACAGGTCGTTTCTGCTGCTGCTAATGCTGGAATTCCAGTCCCATGCTTAAGTAGTACTCTAGATTATCTAAATAGCTTCAGAACATCTAGACTTCCTCAAAACCTAGTTCAAGCAATGAGAGACTGTTTTGGCTCTCATACATATGAGCGCGTAGACAAGGCTGGATCATTTCATACTGAGTGGATTGACTGATATCAATGACTAAATATGAAATTCAAGTTTTAGAAGACAAAAGCTCTCTCGCTCTTGCCGCCTCTGATTTGATAACTCAGATCATTGAGTCAACCTTGAAAAATAAAACCAGAGCGAAAATTGCTCTTTGTGGTGGTTCTACCCCTAAGGCTGCTTATTCTTTGTTAGGTAAAAAAAATATCGATTGGATGAACGTTGATTTGTTTCTTGGAGATGAAAGATGGGTTGACAATAAATCACAAGACAGTAATTGCTTTCTATTAAATAATTCGTTGTTTAAAGAAGGGAACCCATCTCTAGAAGCATCATTTTTTGCTGTTTCAACTGTTGAGTTATCATCCCCAGACGAAAGTGCTGACAATTACGAAACAATCTTGAAAAATAACTTGGCTGGGGATCCACCAAAATTTGAT from the Prochlorococcus marinus str. NATL2A genome contains:
- the lptB gene encoding LPS export ABC transporter ATP-binding protein, producing MTLLIESLDLTLSKKTIVKNVDLNVKPGEVVGLLGPNGAGKTSTFNLIMGLIKPNKGNIYLEGNSIKKFSMTKRVQLGIGYLPQEPSVFRNLTVIENLDIALSQAKLSISLFRKKREELIDEFNLVSFLDRFGHQLSGGERRRCEVARALAVGRLGPKFLLLDEPFAGVDPIAINDLQNLIRKLKNKNIGVLITDHNVRATLAITERSYILNQGEILADGTSDQLTKNQIVKDSYLGNSFD
- a CDS encoding LptF/LptG family permease; translation: MYKKQLFFSRFQKLVESKWKIIPLLDRWILFELLPPLFFSIAAFTVVSLSVGVIFDLIRKIVEIGLPFSVAIQILLLKLPSFVVISFPMAMLLSTLLAYGSLNDNSEIKALKSIGISVYRLILPGLILSIFMSYMTFIFNNNIVPSTNKNAEIILANSLGRSFANEQGEDIIFSKKGEILDPYSSYKKNGVTHLFYAWKFIDGQMLDVTVIDFSKLGFTQMLKAKKGIWNSDKNNWEFFEGDILTLSPDGSNTRTKFLSFLYPLGTELTNIAQLPKDANDMNLGEANTAMKLYQSSGNIKEARRMKVRIQEKITLPIACSVFALIGCSFGVMQKRGGGRSQSFGLSIILILIYYILSFSFSSLGVKGIINPFFAAWSPVFLSMLGGGFLLKQASK
- the ccsB gene encoding c-type cytochrome biogenesis protein CcsB — encoded protein: MVDFQLNNFSFDPVVSLGFAAFLFLLMALPISFWAVAGSSDSSKARFLVAISNLFLTSQLILRWWQSGHFPISNLYESLCFLTWGCTLAQLFLERAWRSPIVSAVATPVSLLSIGFASFVLPENLQSSAPLVPALRSSWLVMHVSVIMCSYAALLIGSILSFGVFLVDGKKQFNIRNSSFGSGSFRQSSELYLDERNENLNSIQPIEFTNAEQLDSLSYRSITAGFLLLTVGLISGAVWANEAWGSWWSWDPKETWALICWLVYAAYLHTRITRGWQGKKPAILAIAGFFVIIVCYIGVNLLGVGLHSYGWFFDA
- the rpe gene encoding ribulose-phosphate 3-epimerase, whose amino-acid sequence is MIQSISSAIFTEHRPVQIIPSVLPADWANMGQCVKDLELAGVDRIQFDVMDGNFVPNLTFGPEMISACRKYCSVPFETQLMVSQYNCETMLEGYVEASKGANGEPGVVIAHAEANVHLHRILGKIRQLGGSPSVALNPHTPMDMVKDVLDMVDHVLVMTVNPGFGGQAYIPTMLNKITQLRKTILDNGYDVDIEVDGGIKADWSLSQCCAAGANCFIAGSGMFAYPTLKEGCDALRKVANDAQNGIIVEK
- the glpX gene encoding class II fructose-bisphosphatase, encoding MDRTLVQEILEVVEQAAIASAQLTGLGQKDEADAAAVEAMRKRMGTIQMQGRIVIGEGERDEAPMLYIGEEVGSGTGPGVDFAVDPCEGTNLCANSQRGSMAVLAASDRGGLFNAPDFYMNKLAAPPAAKGKVDIRKTPTENIKILSDCLGIAISDLTIVVMDRARHKNLVSEIRSTGARIQPISDGDVQAAIACGFEGTGTHCLMGIGAAPEGVISAAAMRALGGHFQGQLVYDPAIAQTSEWADYTKEGNIKRLNEMGITDIDKIYEANELASGENVAFAGSGITDGLLFDGVKFEKDCTRTSSLVISTLDQTARFTNTVHIKDGAQSISLK
- a CDS encoding glutamyl-tRNA reductase, translated to MHIAVVGLSHRTAPVEVREKLSIPEELVEKSFNNLKKIDQILEVSILSTCNRLEIYSLVKDPQLGIEAIKSFLLQFSGLDDEILSPHLFNYVQEKAVSHVMRVSAGLDSLVLGEGQILSQVKKMVRLGQDHHSLGPILNRLLTQAVSTGKRVRSETNLGTGAVSISSAAVELAQLKLGQAHGRDQLMTLETEKVAVVGAGRMSRLLLQHLQSKGCCSLTLLNRTKKRAEDLSAAFPDIQIDCQLIDELDSCLSLSTLVFTSTAANEPIIDAEKLIKIDRKPLLRLIDIGVPRNISSDAKSVSGIESHDVDDLQEVVSRNQEARQKLALEAEGLIEEECRVFLEWWDSLAAVPTINCLRSGLESIRKEELQKALSRMGPDFSARERKVVEALSKGIINKILHTPVTKLRAPQSRNDRRDSLDVIEKLFNLDVSSSLNKPKNN
- a CDS encoding glucose-1-phosphate adenylyltransferase is translated as MKRVLAIILGGGKGSRLYPLTKMRAKPAVPLAGKYRLIDIPISNCINSDISKMYVLTQFNSASLNRHIAQTYNLSGPFGQGFVEVLAAQQTPETPSWFEGTADAVRKYQWLFQEWDVDEYLILSGDQLYRMDYSLFVEQHRNTGADLTVAALPVDPAQAEAFGLMRTDEIGNIKEFREKPTGDSLKAMAVDTSRFGLEANEAKEKPYLASMGIYVFSRSTLFDLLNKFPSYTDFGKEIIPEALGRGDKLKSYVFNDYWEDIGTIGAFFESNLALTQQPTPPFSFYDEKFPIYTRPRYLPPSKIVDTQITDSIVSEGSILKSCSIHHCVLGVRSRIESDVVLNETLVMGSDFYESYEERIALRNGGGIPLGVGQGTTVKRAILDKNARIGDNVTIVNKDNVEEADRADQGFYIRNGIVVIVKNATIPDGTII
- the gndA gene encoding NADP-dependent phosphogluconate dehydrogenase; translation: MTKAHFGLVGLGVMGENLVLNAERNGFSSVVYNRTYQKTEDFLLGRGVNKSIQGAKDLQEFVSKLERPRRVLMMVKAGAATDAVINQISPFLEEGDLLIDGGNAQFMDTERRVKELESKSFGYIGMGVSGGAKGALEGPSMMPGGTKTSYDAIESLLNKMAAQVEDGPCVTYIGPGGSGHFVKTVHNGIEYGIEQILAEAYDLMKRVCGMSGDEMASVMGYWNKTEELSSYLVEITEACLRVKDPDDSSDLVEKIMDKAGQKGTGLWTVVSALELGASVPTIYASLNGRVMSSMKDQRNYAETILNGNKPSFVDFGKPSDGMPLLMDAVVLATIASYAQGMDILRLASEEYDYDLDMPSIAQIWKGGCIIRSTLLSRIQDAFKKDPSLTNLIIDKWFTDQVNNRLSGLTQVVSAAANAGIPVPCLSSTLDYLNSFRTSRLPQNLVQAMRDCFGSHTYERVDKAGSFHTEWID
- the pgl gene encoding 6-phosphogluconolactonase yields the protein MTKYEIQVLEDKSSLALAASDLITQIIESTLKNKTRAKIALCGGSTPKAAYSLLGKKNIDWMNVDLFLGDERWVDNKSQDSNCFLLNNSLFKEGNPSLEASFFAVSTVELSSPDESADNYETILKNNLAGDPPKFDLILLGLGDDGHTASLFPGSDALFERDRLITAGEGKGHKRITFTSKLLSAADNVVFLISGSSKQMALKHLLDPSESWERTPAKLVAPNSEIIVLADKDAYPSF